From the genome of Bosea sp. Tri-49, one region includes:
- a CDS encoding S-(hydroxymethyl)glutathione dehydrogenase/class III alcohol dehydrogenase, whose product MKTRAAVAWEAGKPLTIETIEIGGPRAGEVLVEVMATGICHTDAYTLSGLDSEGKFPAILGHEGAGIVREVGAGVTTLKAGDHVIPLYTPECRSCKSCLSRRTNLCTSIRATQGQGLMPDGTSRFSCDGGEVFHYMGCSTFANFTVLPEIALAKVREDAPFDKICYIGCGVTTGIGAVIYTAKVWPGANVVVFGLGGIGLNVIQGARMVGADKIIGVDINPAKRAMAEKFGMTDFINPAEIGNDKVVQAIVDLTGGGADFSFDATGNTNVMRQALECCHRGWGESIIIGVAEAGKEIATRPFQLVTGRVWKGTAFGGARGRTDVPKIVDWYMEGKINIDDLITHKLSLDEINHGFDLMHEGKSIRSVVVY is encoded by the coding sequence ATGAAGACACGCGCCGCCGTGGCCTGGGAGGCCGGCAAGCCGCTGACGATCGAGACCATCGAGATCGGCGGGCCGAGGGCCGGCGAGGTGCTGGTCGAGGTGATGGCGACCGGCATCTGCCATACCGACGCCTATACGCTGTCCGGCCTGGACTCAGAGGGCAAGTTCCCGGCGATCCTCGGCCACGAGGGCGCCGGCATCGTGCGCGAGGTCGGCGCCGGGGTGACGACGCTTAAAGCCGGCGACCATGTCATCCCGCTCTACACGCCGGAATGCCGCAGCTGTAAGTCCTGCCTGTCGCGGCGGACCAATCTCTGCACCTCGATCCGCGCCACCCAGGGGCAAGGTCTCATGCCCGATGGCACGAGCCGCTTCTCCTGCGATGGCGGTGAGGTCTTCCATTATATGGGCTGCTCGACCTTCGCGAACTTCACGGTGCTGCCCGAGATCGCGCTGGCCAAGGTCCGCGAGGACGCGCCCTTCGACAAGATCTGCTATATCGGCTGCGGCGTGACCACCGGCATTGGCGCAGTGATCTACACCGCCAAGGTCTGGCCCGGCGCCAACGTCGTCGTCTTCGGCCTCGGCGGTATCGGCCTCAACGTCATCCAGGGCGCCCGCATGGTCGGTGCCGACAAGATCATCGGCGTCGACATCAATCCCGCCAAGCGCGCCATGGCCGAAAAATTCGGCATGACCGACTTCATCAACCCGGCCGAGATCGGCAACGACAAGGTGGTGCAGGCGATCGTCGACCTGACCGGCGGCGGCGCCGATTTCTCCTTCGACGCGACCGGCAACACCAATGTGATGCGCCAGGCGCTGGAGTGCTGCCATCGCGGCTGGGGCGAGTCGATCATCATCGGCGTCGCCGAGGCTGGCAAGGAGATCGCGACAAGGCCGTTCCAGCTCGTCACCGGCCGCGTCTGGAAGGGTACGGCCTTCGGCGGGGCGAGGGGCCGCACCGACGTGCCGAAGATCGTCGACTGGTACATGGAGGGCAAGATCAACATCGACGATCTGATCACCCACAAGCTCTCGCTCGACGAGATCAATCACGGCTTCGACCTGATGCATGAGGGCAAGTCGATCCGCTCCGTCGTGGTCTACTGA
- a CDS encoding low affinity iron permease family protein — MATAKQGSASRSLFTRLSQATAHWAGKPQTFFIALAIIVVWAVSGPFFGFNDTWQLVINTSTTIVTFLMVFIIQNSQNRDTAAMQIKLDELINKIEGAREELLDLEELDEDKLEEMRAGFEELARKARAAREGSTG, encoded by the coding sequence ATGGCAACAGCCAAACAGGGGAGTGCCAGCCGCTCCCTCTTCACCCGCCTGTCGCAGGCGACGGCGCACTGGGCCGGCAAGCCGCAGACCTTCTTCATCGCGCTCGCCATCATCGTCGTCTGGGCGGTGTCGGGGCCGTTCTTCGGCTTCAACGACACCTGGCAATTGGTGATCAACACCTCGACGACGATCGTCACCTTCCTGATGGTCTTCATCATCCAGAACAGCCAGAACCGCGATACCGCGGCGATGCAGATCAAGCTCGACGAGCTGATCAACAAGATCGAAGGCGCGCGCGAGGAACTGCTCGATCTCGAGGAGCTCGACGAGGACAAGCTCGAGGAGATGCGGGCGGGGTTCGAGGAGCTGGCGCGCAAGGCCCGCGCGGCTCGCGAAGGCAGCACCGGCTAA
- a CDS encoding metal/formaldehyde-sensitive transcriptional repressor: MPHTPEEKKRAVTRLRRIRGQADALILAVERGEDCGALLQQLSALRGAATGLMAEVLESHLRETMLAGSSSGAPQPDETDEIARTMRVVRTYLK, from the coding sequence ATGCCGCATACCCCTGAAGAAAAGAAGCGCGCTGTCACGCGGCTGCGCCGCATTCGCGGACAGGCCGATGCCCTGATCCTCGCGGTCGAGCGCGGCGAGGACTGCGGCGCGCTGCTGCAGCAGCTCTCGGCCCTGCGTGGCGCCGCGACCGGGCTGATGGCGGAAGTGCTGGAAAGCCATCTGCGCGAGACGATGCTGGCGGGTTCCTCGTCGGGCGCGCCGCAGCCGGATGAGACGGACGAGATCGCGCGAACCATGCGTGTCGTCCGCACCTATCTCAAATGA
- a CDS encoding dioxygenase family protein, with protein MSDAPSRRDLLARLSAAGFASLTLPADAFAQGTELPATPACEGHATTTPRQTEGPFFTPSSPQRADLRADGSGTLLVLSGFVLTRQCRPVPGALLDFWHADTSGQYDNRGFRFRGHLFADQQGRYQFITRAPGLYTGRTRHLHVKVRAGAQSPVLTTQLYFPDEPGNRRDGLFDQKLLMSLRPAEGGQLGRFDFVLAG; from the coding sequence ATGTCAGACGCTCCAAGCCGCCGCGACCTGCTAGCGCGCCTCTCGGCCGCAGGCTTCGCCAGCCTCACTCTCCCGGCTGACGCGTTCGCACAGGGCACCGAATTGCCGGCGACACCGGCCTGCGAGGGACACGCCACCACAACCCCGCGCCAGACCGAAGGCCCCTTCTTCACGCCCTCCTCGCCGCAGCGCGCCGATCTGCGGGCCGACGGCAGCGGCACGCTGCTAGTGCTGAGCGGCTTCGTGCTGACGCGGCAATGCCGGCCGGTCCCCGGTGCCCTGCTCGATTTCTGGCATGCCGATACATCCGGCCAATACGATAATCGCGGCTTCCGTTTCCGTGGCCACCTCTTCGCCGACCAGCAGGGACGCTACCAGTTCATCACCCGTGCGCCGGGGCTCTACACCGGCCGCACCCGCCATCTCCATGTGAAGGTGCGCGCCGGCGCACAGAGCCCGGTCCTGACCACCCAGCTCTACTTTCCCGACGAGCCCGGCAATCGCCGCGACGGCCTGTTCGATCAAAAGCTGCTGATGAGCCTGCGTCCGGCTGAAGGCGGCCAGCTCGGCCGCTTCGACTTCGTGCTGGCGGGATAA